The genomic segment ATCGTCGCCGGCGTCAACGACACGCTCGACGAGGTCGTCGAGCCGATCGCGGAAGTCCGCCGCATCATGAGTGCGATCGCTGGCGGCGACCTGTCGCAGACGATCGTCACCGCTTACCGCGGCGACTTCGACGAGCTGAAATCCACCATCAACCAGACCATCGTCCGCCTGGTCGAGATCATCAATGAGGTCCGTACGGCCGCCGACAACCTCTCGAATGCCGCCGGCCAGGTCTCCGCCACCGCGCAGGCGCTGTCACAGTCGGCGAGCGAGCAGGCCGCCTCGGTCGAGGGGACGACTTCGTCAATGGCGCAGATGGCGGCTTCGATCTCCCGCAACACGGACAGCGCCCGGCTCACCGACGGCATGGCGGCGACTGCCGCGAGGCAGGCGGCCGACGGCGGCGAAGCCGTCGGCAGAACGGTCGACGACATGAAGCGCATCGCCGGCAAGATCGGCATCATCGACGACATCGCCTACCAGACCAACCTGCTGGCACTCAATGCGGCCATCGAAGCCGCGCGCGCCGGCGAACACGGCAAGGGTTTCGCCGTCGTCGCCGCCGAAGTACGCAAGCTCGCCGAGCGTTCGCAGGTCGCCGCGCAGGAAATCAGCAACCTCGCCAGTTCGTCGGTCAGGCAGGCCGAACGCGCCGGCAATCTGCTCGGCGAGATGGTACCGACGATCGGCAAGACCTCCGAGCGGGTGCAGGAGATCGCCCGCGCATCCGCCGAACAATCCGCTGGCGTCGGCCAGATCGACGGCGCCATGCACCAGCTCAACCAGGCAACGCAGCAGAACGCCGCGGCCTCCGAGGAACTCGCCGCCACCGCCGAGGAACTCGGCGCGCAGGCCGCCCAACTCCAGCAGACGATGAACTTCTTCACGCTGGCCGATGGCTCCCGCAGGAGGCAGAAGGTCGCGCATCCCGGCGCCGGAGGCAAGGCGAGGGCCGGCTCGCGACCAGCGTCGGCACGCGTCACCGGCGTCGCGCCTGAGAACCATTGACGTCTGCCCACTTACAAGGTCGAAACATGTTCAAGAATCTGAGAATTGGCGTCCGGCTCGGAGTGGGTTTTGGCGCTGTACTTGGCTTGCTGATCCTGGTCTCCACCCTTGCCTATTCCAGGCTCGAGGAGCTCAATACGCAAATCGAGGACATCGTCCGCCACCGATACCCGACAACCGCTACCGCCCACGACATCGTCGACCAACTCAACATCATCGCCCGCGCGCTGCGCAATACACTGCTGGTCAGGCAGCCGCAGGAAGTCCGCAAAGAGCTCGAGCGTGTCAGTGAAGCGCGCCAGAAGATCGCCGCGGGCTTCGCCAAGCTGCACAAGGCGATGGTCACGGTGCCCGACAGGAAACTGATGGCCAAAGTCGACGACGAGCGGACAGCTTATGAGAATGACCAGAAAGCCTTCCTTGATCTGGTTAGCACCGGCAAGCGGGATGAGGCCGTCGACTTCATGCTCACCAGCTTGCGCAAGACGCAGAACCAGCACATCAGCGGCGTCAATGACCTGATCGGCTATCTGTCCGACAGAATGATCGAGACCGGCAGGAATGCCGAGGAGATGTCCGCCACAGCGGAGCGCCTGATCGCGATTCTGGGTGCCGTGGCCGTGCTGACGACCCTGCTTGTCTCCTGGATCAGCATGCGCAGCATCACCCGTCCAGTCAATCTGCTCGTCGAGGCGGCAAACAGCATGGCCAAAGGCGACTTCAACTTTGATCTCGACGTCGAGGCCCGGGACGAAGTCGGCCAGCTGGGGGCAGCCGTTGCCGGAGTGAAGGCTTCGGTACAGCGCATGCTTGCGGACACCAACCTGCTGGCCAGTGCCGCCGTCGCCGGCAAGCTGGCGACACGCGCCGACGCGACCCGCCACCAGGGCGACTTCCGCAAGGTCGTCGAGGGCGTCAATGACACGCTGGATGCCGTGATCAGTCCGCTCAACGTCGCTGCCACCACCGTCGACCGCATCGCCCGGGGCGACATTCCGGCAAAGATCAGCGACGCCTACAACGGTGACTTCAACATCCTCAAGAACAACCTCAACACCTGCATCGACGCCATCAATGCGCTGGTCACCGACGCCGCACGCCTCGCCCGTGCCGCCGTGGACGGCAAGCTCGCCACGCGCGCCGACGCCGCCAGGCACCAGGGCGACTTCCGGAAGATCGTCAGCGGCGTCAACGACACGCTCGACGCCGTGATCGGCCCACTCAACGTCGCCGCCGCCACCGTCGACCGCATCGCCCGCGGCGACATCCCGGCCAAGATCAGCGATCCCTACAACGGCGACTTCGACCTCCTCAAGAACAACCTCAACACCTGCATCGACGCGGTCAACGCGCTCGTCGCCGACGCCGCCATGCTGGCAGACGCCGCCATGCAGGGCAGGCTTGCCACACGCGCCGATGCATCCCGGCACCAGGGCGACTTCCGGAAGATCGTCGCCGGCGTCAACGACACGCTCGACGAGGTCGTCGAGCCGATCGCGGAAGTCCGCCGCATCATGAGTGCGATCGCTGGCGGCGACCTGTCGCAGACGATCGTCACCGCTTACCGCGGCGACTTCGACGAGCTGAAATCCACCATCAACCAGACCATCGTCCGCCTGGTCGAGATCATCAATGAGGTCCGTACGGCTGCCGACAACCTCTCGAACGCCGCCGCTCAGGTCTCGGCCACCGCGCAGGCGCTGTCGCAGTCGGCGAGCCAGCAGGCCGCCTCGGTCGAGGGGACGACTTCGTCAATGGCGCAGATGGCGGCTTCGATCTCCCGCAACACCGACAGCGCCCGCCTCACCGACGGCATGGCGGCGACTGCCGCGAGGCAGGCGGCCGACGGCGGCGAAGCCGTCGGCAGGACGGTCGACGACATGAAGCGCATCGCCGGCAAGATCGGCATCATCGACGACATCGCCTACCAGACCAACCTGCTGGCACTCAATGCGGCCATCGAGGCCGCGCGCGCCGGCGAACACGGCAAGGGTTTCGCCGTCGTCGCCGCCGAAGTACGCAAGCTCGCCGAGCGTTCTCAGGTCGCCGCGCAGGAAATCAGCAACCTCGCCAGTTCGTCGGTCAGGCAGGCCGAACGCGCCGGCAATCTGCTCGGCGAGATGGTACCGACCATCGGCAAGACCTCCGAGCGGGTGCAGGAGATTGCCCGCGCATCCTCCGAACAATCCACCGGCGTCGGCCAGATCGACGGCGCCATGCACCAGCTCAACCAGGCGACGCAGCAAAACGCCGCGGCCTCCGAGGAACTCGCCGCCACCGCCGAGGAACTCGGCGCGCAGGCCGCTCAACTCCAGCAGACGATGAACTTCTTCACGCTGGCCGGCCGTCGGCGTTCGTCGGCGGGCAAGGCGCGCCCGGACGGGACGGCACAATCATGAACCTGCGCTCGATCCGCGTTCGGCTGTTGGCGATGACCAGCCTCCTGGGTATCGGCTTTGCCGCCTACCTGCTCGCTGCGGTCGTCACGAACCATCGCGTGATGCAGGAAAACGGCCAACTGCTGGCCGTGAGCGAGGTCGCCGTCGCCACCAGCGATCTGGTGCACGAACTGCAGAAGGAACGCGGTCTCTCTGCCGGCTTCATCGCCTCGCAAGGCCAGAAGTTCGCCGACGAGCTGCTTGGCCAGCGCAGGCTCACCGACGCACGCGCACAAGCGCTGGTGAGAATCCGGACGGAACGGGCGAGCGCGCTGCCCGCGCAGTTCGTCGGTCGTCTCAAGGAAGCGGCCGATTTCGGCGAGCAACTCGCCGAGCGCCGGCAGCGGGTGAGCGGCCTGGTGATCTCGGGCAGCGAGTCCTTCGACTTCTACACGCGCCTGATCGACGGCAACCTCGCCGCCGTCGCGCAGGTCGCGCCGACCTTGACAAACGCCGAGATGGTGCGCCGTTTCATCGCCTACAACGGCTTGGTCCAGGCCAAGGAGTACACCGGGCGGGAACGCGCGACGCTCAATGGCGCCTTTTCCACCGACTTGCCAATGTCCGACACGGTCCTGCATCGGCTGCTCGGCATCGTGACGAACCAGAATACGCACCTCGACACCTTCCGCACGCTTTCTTCGGACCAGGATCTGATCGGAACGCTCGACGACCTGCTCGCCGCGGACTTTTCCAGGAATGCGGCCGCGATGCGCAAGATCGCACTCGACTCCGCCAACGACGGCAATTTCGGCATCGTGCCAGGCGAGTGGGCAGCGACGATCACCAGGAAGATCGACGCCATGAAGGCGCTCGAAGACAGGCTTGCCAGCCGGACCGTCGCTGCCGCGGAGGGCGAGTACCGGGACTCACGAAATGCCATGGCGCTCGCCATTGCACTCACGCTCATCGCCGGTCTCTTGTCCGGGTCGCTCACCTGGATGCTCGCAGGCATGCTGCGCGACGTACAGACCGTCACCTCGGCGGCGCTGAGAATTGCCGATGGCGACCTCAGCCAGACGATCACGCTTGCTCGCCAGGATGAGGTCGGACTCCTGGCCAGAGCCGCCACCGCCATCCAGACATCGGTTCAGCGACTCGTCGCCGATGCCGACCAGCTGGCTCGTGCCGCCGTCGACGGCAAGCTCGCGACACGTGCCGACGCGGCCAGCCATCAGGGCGACTACGGAAAAGTCGTCAAGGGCGTCAACGATACGCTCGATGCGGTCATCGGCCCACTCAAGGTCGCCGCCAGTACCGTCGACCGTATCTCCAGGGGCGACATCCCGCCGCGAATCACCGATCCCTACAACGGTGACTTCAACGTCATCAAGACGAACCTCAATACCTGCATCGATGCCGTCAGTGCGCTGGTCGCCGACGCCACGCTACTGGCGCAGGCCGCCGTCGACGGCAAACTTTCCACACGCGCGGATCCCGCCAGGCACCAGGGTGACTTTCAGAAGATCGTCGTCGGCGTGAACGACACGCTGGACGCCGTGATCAACCCGATCACGGTCGCCGCGCACACCGTCGACCGCATCTCGCGCGGCGACATCCCGCCGAAGATCAGCGAACGCTACAGCGGTGACTTCAACGCCCTGGGGAACAATCTCAACACCTGCATCGACGCGGTCAATGCGCTGGTCGCCGACGCCACCATGCTCTCCGCGGCGGCGGGTGCCGGCAGGCTCGCCACGCGCGCCGACGCGAGCCGCCATCAGGGCGATTTCCGCAAGGTCGTCGCCGGGGTCAACGACACCCTCGACAACGTCATCGGGCCGATCAACGAGGTCCGCCGCATCATGGGGGCGATGGCCGAAGGCGATCTCACCCAGACCATCTCCTCCAGCTACCAGGGCGACTTCGACGAGTTGAAGAACGCCATCAACCAGACGGTCGCCAAGTTCATCGAGACCATCGACGAGGTGCGCTCCGCCGCAGACAACCTCTCGAACGCCTCCGGACAGGTGTCCGCCACCGCCCGGTCGCTGTCACAGTCGTCGAGCGAGCAAGCCGCCTCGGTCGAGGAAACGACCGCGAGCATGGAGCAGATGAGCGCCTCGATCGTGCAGAACACCGAGAACGCCAGAGTCACCGACGGCATGGCCTCGAGTGCCGCCAAACAGGCCGTCGAGGGCGGCGACGCCGTCGCCAGGACCGTCGAGGCGATGAAGAGCATTGCCGAGAAGATCGGCATCATCGACGACATCGCCTACCAGACCAACCTGCTGGCGCTCAACGCCGCCATCGAAGCGGCGCGCGCCGGCGAACACGGCAAGGGCTTCGCCGTCGTCGCCGCCGAAGTCCGCAAACTCGCCGAACGCTCGCAGGTCGCCGCGCAGGAAATCGGCAACGTCGCGAGGGACTCGGTCAAACTCGCCGAACGCGCCGGCTCCCTGCTGACCGAAATCGTCCCCTCGATCAAGAAGACTTCCGACCTCGTCCAGGAAATCGCTTCCGCCTCGCAAGAGCAGTCCTCCGGCGTCGGACAGATCAACGGCGCCATGGGCCAGCTCAACCAGGCGACGCAGCAGAACGCATCGGCCTCCGAGGAACTCGCCGCCACCGCCGAGGAAATGGGCAGCCAGGCCGAGCAGTTGCAGCAGCTGATGACCTTCTTCCAGCTCGCCGACAGCGGTCGGGCCGGGGCGGCGATCCGCAGGCCGGGGAATGCCACCGGTCACCGAGCGACAGTCGTCACCACTGCCGAACACGACCTGGAGCGTTTCTGACACGGAGCCTGCGATGACCCAGCTCACTCGAACCCGGACCGAACAGGCAACCAGCAGCAGGACCCGAGCGAGAATCGACCGTCGCCTCACGGCCGGCATCGAGGCGGGTTACCCGTGGACGACGGTCCTGACGCAGGCCGGAATCTCGGTTGCCGTACTCGACGCGGATTTCGCTTTCCTGCGCGTCAGCCAGAGCTATGCAGAAACCATCGGCAAGCCGCCAGCATTCTTCCCTGGTCGCAAGTACTTCGAACTCTTTCCGCATGCCCCGAGTGAGGCCATGTTTCGCCAGGTCCGCGATTCGGGAGTGGGGCAGGCGCGCGCAGCGCGGCCTGGCCGGCCGCAACCCGGACACGGCGGTGATCTCGACCGCTGGCACTGGTCGCTGACTCCTGTTGGCAGCCACGCGAGGGCTGTCGCAACGCGTTATCTGATCCTGACCATCCGACATCCGGCGGCACAGCTCGCTGGGGAACTCGGCGAGCCGGCCGGCGAAGGCCGTTACCGCGGCATCTTCGAAGCACTGACTTCCGGCTTCGCGCTGCACGAGATCGTCCTGGACGCAGCCGGCAACGCCTGTGACTACCGCTTCCTCGAGGCCAATGCCGCTTTCGAAGCGATCACCAGACTCGAGCGATCGCGGATCATCGGCCGCTGCGCAACAGCTGTCGTGCCGCAACACGACCGCCGCTGGATCGAACGTTATGCGGCCGTCGCCCTTACCGGCGACGGGGCGCAGTACGATGACTTCCGCAGCGATCTCGACCGCCATTATCGGCTCACCGCGTACTGCCCCGAATACGGCCAAGTCGCCGTCATCTACGACGACGTGACGGCACTCCGTTGTCCGCTGTCCAATCCCTGGGTCGCACACCGACCACCGGAGGACGGTCAGTGAGCAAAATGTGCGATGATGTCGCGTGCTGAGGATCGAATGAGCACACCCCGCAATCTCGAACGATTGGCTCGCAACGTCAACCCCGGCGGCTGGGCGATCGAAAGCGAACGACCGATCGCGACGCTGCTCGGCTCGTGCGTCGCCGTCTGCCTCTGGGATCCGGCGCTGCGCATCGGTGGTCTCAATCATTTCATGCTGCCGCGCTTCGAGCGCTCGGCGAACCAGGATCTCGACATCCTGCTCTGCGGCAACTTCTGCATGGAGGCGCTGATGAACGGCATGCTCGGCCGCGGAGCCAGGAAACAGCGCCTGCAGGGCAAGGCCTTCGGCGGTGGCAACGTGATTTCGTCGCTCACCGGCGTCAGCATCGGCGAACGCAATGCCGAGTTCGCGCGCGAGTGGCTGGCGCGTGAAGGCATCAGCCTGCTGGCGTCCGACCTGATGGGGCCGTGGTCGCGCAAGGTCATCCTCGACCCACAGACCGGCGATGTCTTCTGCAAACGCGGGCAGACCAGCCAGAGCATCGTCGAAGCCGAACGGTCCTACGCCAGCACGCTGCTCGTGGCGCCGAAGAAGGCGGACATCGAACTCTTCTGAGCGAACATGCACGCCTCCCGACCGACCATCACCGACCAGGAGTTCGCCCTCTTCCAGCGACTGATCCACCGCCTCGCGGGAATCAGCCTCTCCGACGCCAAGCGCGTGCTGCTCGTCGGCCGCCTCGGTCGCCGCCTCGAGCATCACGGTCTGCTCACCTACAGTGAGTACTACCGGCTGCTGTCCTCGGGCAGGGATCCCGACGAAGTGCAGAAGATGGTCGACCTGCTGACGACGAACGAAACCTACTTCTTCCGCGAACCGCAGCACTTCGATTTCCTGCGCGACCTGGTGCGCCAGGAGGCGAGCGCAGGCAACCCATTCCGCATCTGGAGCGGCGCCAGTTCGAGCGGCGAGGAAGCCTACTCGATGGCGATGGTGCTCGCCGAGTACTGCCTGCAGCGGCCGTGGGAGGTGTTCGGCTCGGACATCAGCCTGACCGTGCTGGCAAAGGCGAGGGCCGGCGTCTACTCGCAGGAGCGCATCGCGGGAATCCCGCTGGCGTGCCTGCGCAAGTATTGCCTGAGGGGCGTCCGCGGGCAGGAGGGCAAGTTGCTGATCGACAGCGGACTTCGCGAACGGGTCCGCTTCGCGCAGGTGAACCTGACGCAGCCGATCAGCGGCGTTGGCCATTTCGACGTCATCTTCCTGCGCAACGTGATGATCTACTTCGACGTCGAGACGAAACGCAAGGTCATCGGCCACATGTTGCCGTGCCTCAAGCCCGGCGGCCATTTCATCGTCGGCCATGCGGAGTCCCTGAATGGCCTCGCCGATGGCCTCCGGATGGTCAGGCCGACGATCTACCGGAAGCCCGGGTGATGGCCGGGCGAGTGGCGATCGCGGGTGCGAGGATTCGCCTGCTGGTGGTCGACGACTCGGCCGTCGTCCGCCAGGCGGTGGCGCTGGCGGTCACCCGCACCAATGACATCGAACTCGTCGCAACGGCTGCCGATCCGCTGTTCGCGAT from the Accumulibacter sp. genome contains:
- a CDS encoding methyl-accepting chemotaxis protein — encoded protein: MFKNLRIGVRLGVGFGAVLGLLILVSTLAYSRLEELNTQIEDIVRHRYPTTATAHDIVDQLNIIARALRNTLLVRQPQEVRKELERVSEARQKIAAGFAKLHKAMVTVPDRKLMAKVDDERTAYENDQKAFLDLVSTGKRDEAVDFMLTSLRKTQNQHISGVNDLIGYLSDRMIETGRNAEEMSATAERLIAILGAVAVLTTLLVSWISMRSITRPVNLLVEAANSMAKGDFNFDLDVEARDEVGQLGAAVAGVKASVQRMLADTNLLASAAVAGKLATRADATRHQGDFRKVVEGVNDTLDAVISPLNVAATTVDRIARGDIPAKISDAYNGDFNILKNNLNTCIDAINALVTDAARLARAAVDGKLATRADAARHQGDFRKIVSGVNDTLDAVIGPLNVAAATVDRIARGDIPAKISDPYNGDFDLLKNNLNTCIDAVNALVADAAMLADAAMQGRLATRADASRHQGDFRKIVAGVNDTLDEVVEPIAEVRRIMSAIAGGDLSQTIVTAYRGDFDELKSTINQTIVRLVEIINEVRTAADNLSNAAAQVSATAQALSQSASQQAASVEGTTSSMAQMAASISRNTDSARLTDGMAATAARQAADGGEAVGRTVDDMKRIAGKIGIIDDIAYQTNLLALNAAIEAARAGEHGKGFAVVAAEVRKLAERSQVAAQEISNLASSSVRQAERAGNLLGEMVPTIGKTSERVQEIARASSEQSTGVGQIDGAMHQLNQATQQNAAASEELAATAEELGAQAAQLQQTMNFFTLAGRRRSSAGKARPDGTAQS
- a CDS encoding nitrate- and nitrite sensing domain-containing protein gives rise to the protein MNLRSIRVRLLAMTSLLGIGFAAYLLAAVVTNHRVMQENGQLLAVSEVAVATSDLVHELQKERGLSAGFIASQGQKFADELLGQRRLTDARAQALVRIRTERASALPAQFVGRLKEAADFGEQLAERRQRVSGLVISGSESFDFYTRLIDGNLAAVAQVAPTLTNAEMVRRFIAYNGLVQAKEYTGRERATLNGAFSTDLPMSDTVLHRLLGIVTNQNTHLDTFRTLSSDQDLIGTLDDLLAADFSRNAAAMRKIALDSANDGNFGIVPGEWAATITRKIDAMKALEDRLASRTVAAAEGEYRDSRNAMALAIALTLIAGLLSGSLTWMLAGMLRDVQTVTSAALRIADGDLSQTITLARQDEVGLLARAATAIQTSVQRLVADADQLARAAVDGKLATRADAASHQGDYGKVVKGVNDTLDAVIGPLKVAASTVDRISRGDIPPRITDPYNGDFNVIKTNLNTCIDAVSALVADATLLAQAAVDGKLSTRADPARHQGDFQKIVVGVNDTLDAVINPITVAAHTVDRISRGDIPPKISERYSGDFNALGNNLNTCIDAVNALVADATMLSAAAGAGRLATRADASRHQGDFRKVVAGVNDTLDNVIGPINEVRRIMGAMAEGDLTQTISSSYQGDFDELKNAINQTVAKFIETIDEVRSAADNLSNASGQVSATARSLSQSSSEQAASVEETTASMEQMSASIVQNTENARVTDGMASSAAKQAVEGGDAVARTVEAMKSIAEKIGIIDDIAYQTNLLALNAAIEAARAGEHGKGFAVVAAEVRKLAERSQVAAQEIGNVARDSVKLAERAGSLLTEIVPSIKKTSDLVQEIASASQEQSSGVGQINGAMGQLNQATQQNASASEELAATAEEMGSQAEQLQQLMTFFQLADSGRAGAAIRRPGNATGHRATVVTTAEHDLERF
- a CDS encoding PAS domain-containing protein, producing the protein MTQLTRTRTEQATSSRTRARIDRRLTAGIEAGYPWTTVLTQAGISVAVLDADFAFLRVSQSYAETIGKPPAFFPGRKYFELFPHAPSEAMFRQVRDSGVGQARAARPGRPQPGHGGDLDRWHWSLTPVGSHARAVATRYLILTIRHPAAQLAGELGEPAGEGRYRGIFEALTSGFALHEIVLDAAGNACDYRFLEANAAFEAITRLERSRIIGRCATAVVPQHDRRWIERYAAVALTGDGAQYDDFRSDLDRHYRLTAYCPEYGQVAVIYDDVTALRCPLSNPWVAHRPPEDGQ
- a CDS encoding chemotaxis protein CheD; its protein translation is MSTPRNLERLARNVNPGGWAIESERPIATLLGSCVAVCLWDPALRIGGLNHFMLPRFERSANQDLDILLCGNFCMEALMNGMLGRGARKQRLQGKAFGGGNVISSLTGVSIGERNAEFAREWLAREGISLLASDLMGPWSRKVILDPQTGDVFCKRGQTSQSIVEAERSYASTLLVAPKKADIELF
- a CDS encoding CheR family methyltransferase, which codes for MHASRPTITDQEFALFQRLIHRLAGISLSDAKRVLLVGRLGRRLEHHGLLTYSEYYRLLSSGRDPDEVQKMVDLLTTNETYFFREPQHFDFLRDLVRQEASAGNPFRIWSGASSSGEEAYSMAMVLAEYCLQRPWEVFGSDISLTVLAKARAGVYSQERIAGIPLACLRKYCLRGVRGQEGKLLIDSGLRERVRFAQVNLTQPISGVGHFDVIFLRNVMIYFDVETKRKVIGHMLPCLKPGGHFIVGHAESLNGLADGLRMVRPTIYRKPG